The DNA window CTTATAGTAGCTAGGTTCAGCATGAAATCTTTTACACTATCTGAAATTTAcctctataaataaataaatatatgcaTTCATTAATGAGACTAAgattttatgtattatttttatatattttttaataaaataattactgaCATTCTCATATGGTGTATACACCCAAGAATCTATCGGCTATATGAATAAATATTACCCAAAATTGATTGGATAaatatttatcattaaaaaattaaaagttcgatTATTAAAATGTAGCGAAAATGTGAATAGTCGTTTTGTAAAAAGTACAATTCAATAACAGTAGAAATTATGTATACGGGAATTTAAAGGTTTACCTTCTTGAGTCCAGCAAGGACGGAGAAATCAAGCTCTTTATCTTTAATAACTTCTTTAATCTCCTCTCTTAACTGGTTTTGCCACTCTGGATGCACAGCTAGAAGCAACAATGTCCACGTCAATGCCAACGCTGTCGTTTCATGACCACCAAAGAAGAATGTTTTGCACTCATCAACAAGCTCCCTAGCCGTCAGCCTCTTCCCAAGCTTGCCATCTTCATGATTCTCCTCAAGCAATAACCCTAACAAGTCCTTCTGAGAATTTCCGCCGTTCAATCTTCTCCGATCCGTTATGATCGATAATAGAAGATCATCTATTTCTTTTCCAAGATTTTTTGCCTCTAGGGTTTGTTTTGGGCACAAGAATTTGCTGAAGGGTACCCCTACATAACGGTTAGTCTTGAACAAAGTTATTTGCATGGCCCTTAGTTTTTCAAACACCTGTCTTCCATTTTCGTAGCCTAAACCAAAACTTGTCTTGGCGATGATTTCTCCGGCTGTTGCAATGATTTGGTTCTCTATGTCGATTTCTTTGTTGCCGGAGTTTATTAGGGTTCTCCATTTGTCTAGCATATTTGTTGTGGACTCCACCATTAAGCTTGTCATAGCCTACATAcacaaaacattaaaaatcaGTGACCCttatatatgtaaaaataaacttgtataattttttaacatCGATGTTTCATTTACGATATTATTGAACTCTGATTTTTCAACAATGGAAGGTTATCCAATAGATTCTGATCAATAATTGTTTGTATGGCTGACGGATTGTCCACGTAGTAAAGATTGATACAGAACAATTCATCGACGAAATGGGAAGTTATTGACCAAATTATTCTAAATAACCAATCGTTGTATGAAAAATTAGCTAGAGTTCATTTATTAAAATGTaacaaatgaaatgaaatgtAGTAACCGAAATGAAATGTTAGtgactaatttttaaaaagtgtatATTTATGCAactgtaaaaatatttaatcttaGTATTGTCTGAACTAAAAGTTAACCTTCAAGTTGACCGGAGAGAGTGCAGGGGTGATAATATGACGGTGACGAACCCAATCATCACCTTCAACCATAACCAAACCGTTTCCAAACATTGGTTCTCTGTCATGTTTAAACACATTGGGTTTTCCCCAGCTCTTCCCCATCACACCATTAGACATTCTTTTAAGAAACTCCGGGTCTGCTATGTACAAAAATGGCTCAGTACCTAGCCAGTATATAAACACCTTCCCTGCTCCACCAAAATcatacataaaataataattaaacacctaataattttaaaaaagaatgaTAAAATGTGAAAGAATATGAATGCGCACCATGAGATTGCTGCCATTGAGCAAAGTAAGGAAAAACAGTGGAGTGAATATCATTGGAGATAGTCAGAGATTCTTTTGCAGAATCACAAACAGAACTACAGCTGGTTTTACTAAGCTTTTTCATCTCCTCAATATTTCCTAGAGGAAATTTCGGATTCGGACCGCCAAACCCGTTCTTTTTAAGCTTCATATACACCATACATGGTGAAATCCAGAAACAAATCAATACCTTAAAGAAGACGTAAAGAAAAACACCGACAATAATGCTGCTAAAAGCATTAGGTAGATAAACAAACTCCATCTCTAAATTAAATCTCTCGATCTcgatatctatatctatatctatatcgaTAGTTCGGACAAATTAAGAgaagaaatattaaaaacaaaagctGGATAGAATAGCAGTGTGTTTGAAATGAGAGGGTTGAAGAGGGAGTATTTATAGAAGCGAGAGAATGAATGTCGGAGTTTTGACTATGCAAATTAACTGCACATTTACATTtaatgtttgaacttttttcaagcTTCTTTCTTTGTTCAACCTTTTAGGTCTCTCTCTATCTCGTTTCCATTACTTTCATTATTTCCGgccaatttttttttggcaaaattaCACTAATAGtgtctaaacttttataaatctACTCTTTTAGTGACTGGACTTTAAATTATTTCTTTAAATTAGtatctcaactttttaaaattatcaaatactaACAAAGCTCAAAAGtaaagtttaaatttgtttgtatgttttattattttaatgtctTTTAGGAAACTATATCATTTACACATGATCATTATACttttacaaatatataataGTCAAATTTAAACAAGTACatatagtaatttttaaaaaaaaaaattagcacaTTGATTATCAGATAATAgtcaaaaatacttattttatatcttttagaaataaaaaaaaattaaagttattttccctctcttttttacTTTGAATTGTCTATTTTCTCTTAACACTCGCGTATTTAGTTAGTTAATTTGAATTCAAAAAGAACAGTATTAAGCCGCCCATACTATTCCACGAGAATTCATCAATAGATCATTGGTAGAAGGGCACGTGATTAGGAACTTATGTGGACTAATTAATAAGAAACCGTGTGGTTATTACGAGAGATTATGGTGTTAATCTGATTATTAGAGCCAAAATCTTCCCTATTTTGTTTATTTCGTGAGCCATATGATCTCAGTAGATGCAGAGTTAAAATTTGGAAATTACTAATGCCCCAAGAATTTATATTCcaacttttctttttgaaaattaattttaactttaatcaATCTTAAAATGAGAATGTTTCAAAATCAAAGTATGATCCAGtccaataaattataatgtgAATATAATGTGAAAATTGAACATTTGAAcagtattattattaataaacaaaaatattaaagcgTCAGTCAGAGAAACTTTGATCCTCACCTTTATGTAAaacaaaaagtataaaatttcagttttctatggaatttttaacttttattaaaaaaaaaattgttaagtGTCTGGtgaagttttttaatttttttagaaattttcgAATCTCTAACAGCTGCTATTaaaaaaagtttcatatttaaactttttgctaATAGCCGATagttattttaatcttt is part of the Mercurialis annua linkage group LG3, ddMerAnnu1.2, whole genome shotgun sequence genome and encodes:
- the LOC126674877 gene encoding cytokinin hydroxylase — its product is MVYMKLKKNGFGGPNPKFPLGNIEEMKKLSKTSCSSVCDSAKESLTISNDIHSTVFPYFAQWQQSHGKVFIYWLGTEPFLYIADPEFLKRMSNGVMGKSWGKPNVFKHDREPMFGNGLVMVEGDDWVRHRHIITPALSPVNLKAMTSLMVESTTNMLDKWRTLINSGNKEIDIENQIIATAGEIIAKTSFGLGYENGRQVFEKLRAMQITLFKTNRYVGVPFSKFLCPKQTLEAKNLGKEIDDLLLSIITDRRRLNGGNSQKDLLGLLLEENHEDGKLGKRLTARELVDECKTFFFGGHETTALALTWTLLLLAVHPEWQNQLREEIKEVIKDKELDFSVLAGLKKMGWVMNEVLRLYSPAPNVQRQAREDIKVNNLTIPKGTNIWIDVVGMHHDSQLWGDDVMEFKPERFKDDILYGGCNHKMGFLPFGFGGRMCIGRNLSMMEYKIVLALILTSFSLSVSPTYTHSPSIMLSLRPSFGLPLIVQPL